Proteins from a single region of Harpia harpyja isolate bHarHar1 chromosome 14, bHarHar1 primary haplotype, whole genome shotgun sequence:
- the UNC45A gene encoding protein unc-45 homolog A isoform X1, which yields MEEVVTAGQLRERGNALFQAGDHAAALAAYTQALSLCDGEPERAVLHRNRAACYLKLEDYAKAEADASKAIEADGRDMKALFRRSQALQKLGHLDQAVSDLQRCVSLEPKNKAFQEALRALGSSMHEKMKTMSCTDSKVAQMFQILLDPEEKDADKKQKAAQNLIVLAREEAGAEKIFQSDGVRLLTQLLDTVKADLMLAALRTLVGLCSGHRSRTMAILAELGAPRLSAVLGVEHEQVSLAACNLLHVMFDSLKEGLQKDFRGKEDAVVLDSSKDLKLLIKHLLELLALEGASAHGRDNALNLLIKVVPRKSPKETNNSMSLWVIDQGLKKILEVGSTVCGTPGSLPVTENSRMSASVLLSKLYDDLKCDAERENFHHLCEDYVRSWFEGHELAGKLRAIQTVSCLLQGPSDAGNRVLELEGIMDSVLSLCASVCEAHQLVAVEALIHAADKAKRASFITANGVSLLKEIYKHSERDSIRIRALVGLCKLGSAGGTDFSMKQFAEGSTMKLAKQCRKWLCNETIDAGTRRWAVEGLAYLTFDADVKEEFVEDKAAMQAMFHLAKSEDRSVLYAVASTLVNCTNSYDHEEPDPQMLELAKYAKQHIPEQHPKDKPDFVKCRVRKLLTAGVVSALACMVKSENLALTNSCRELISRVFLALVEEAEDRGGVVAQGGGKALIPLSLEGTEVGQTKAAQALAKITITSNPEMAFPGERIYEVVRPLVSLLHLQRTGLENFEGLMALTNLAGISERLRQKILKEKAVPMIEGYMFEEHELIRLAATECMCNMAMSKEVQELFLAEDSDRLKLMVLYSGEEDEKLRRAASGTLAMLTALHPAICKRIPQVTVHWLEILQALLLSPSTELQHRGAVVVMNMMAAEREVAEQLMASEMLEILSVLAKDKDKPRVAQAAKESLAQAVAYGLIKPNPGQE from the exons ATGGAGGAGGTG GTGACGGCGGGGCAGCTGCGGGAGCGGGGCAACGCGCTCTTCCAGGCGGGGGACCACGCCGCGGCCCTCGCTGCCTACACGCAGGCGCTGAGCCTCTGCGACGGCGAACCGGAGCGAGCCGTGCTGCACCGCAACCGGGCCGCCTGCTACCTGAAGCTG gagGACTACGCCAAGGCAGAGGCTGATGCTTCTAAAG CCATTGAAGCCGATGGCCGGGACATGAAGGCACTGTTCCGCCGGAGCCAGGCACTGCAGAAGCTGGGCCACCTGGACCAGGCTGTCAGCGACCTGCAGCGGTGCGTGAGCCTGGAGCCCAAGAACAAGGCCTTCCAGGAGGCCCTGCGCGCCCTGGGGAGCAGCATGCACGAGAAG ATGAAGACCATGTCCTGCACGGACTCGAAGGTGGCACAGATGTTCCAGATCTTGCTGGATCCTGAAGAAAAGGATGCAGACAAGAAGCAAAAG gctGCGCAGAACCTGATTGTGCTGGCACGAGAGGAGGCCGGAGCAGAGAAAATCTTCCAAAGCGATGGTGTGCGGCTCCTGACGCAGCTGCTTGACACGGTTAAGGCTGACCTGATGCTGGCGGCCCTGCGCACCCTGGTGGGGCTGTGCTCTGGGCACCGCTCCCGG ACCATGGCCatcctggcagagctgggggcccCTCGTCTCTCAGCGGTGCTGGGTGTGGAGCACGAGCAGGTTTCCCTGGCTGCCTGCAACCTTCTGCATGTGATGTTTGATTCCCTGAAGGAAGGGCTGCAGAAGGACTTCCGTGGCAAGGAGGATGCGGTGGTGCTGG ATTCTTCCAAGGACCTGAAACTGTTGATCAAGCACCTCCTGGAGCTGCTAGCGCTGGAAGGGGCTTCTGCGCATGGCCGTGACAACGCCCTCAACCTGCTCATCAAGGTGGTGCCCAGGAAGTCACCAAAGGAGACCAACAACAGCATGAGCCTCTGGGTGATCGACCAGG GCCTGAAGAAGATCCTGGAGGTGGGAAGTACTGTGTGCGGCACCCCAGGCAGCCTGCCCGTGACAGAGAACAGCCGGATGAGTGCCTCGGTTCTGCTGAGCAAGCTTTATGACGACCTGAAGTGCGATGCCGAGAGGGAAAACTTCCACCACTTGTGCGAGGACTATGTGAG GAGCTGGTTTGAGGGGCATGAGCTGGCTGGGAAGCTGCGGGCCATCCAGACGGTGTCGTGCCTGCTGCAGGGCCCCTCGGATGCTGGGAACAGggtgctggagctggaggggATCATGGACAGCGTGCTGTCCCTCTGCGCCTCCGTCTGCGAGGCCCACCAGCTGGTAGCGGTGGAGGCGCTGATCCACGCTGCTGACAAAGCTAAGCGTGCCTCCTTCATCACCGCCAACGGTGTCAGCCTGCTCAAGGAGATCTACAAGCACAGCGAGAGAGACAGCATCCGCATCCGGGCGCTGGTG GGACTCTGCAAGCTGGGGTCCGCTGGAGGCACCGACTTCAGCATGAAGCAGTTTGCTGAGGGCTCCACAATGAAATTGGCCAAGCAGTGCCGCAA GTGGCTCTGCAATGAGACGATCGATGCAGGCACACGGCGCTGGGCAGTGGAGGGCCTGGCCTACCTCACCTTCGATGCGGATGTCAAGGAGGAGTTTGTGGAGGACAAGGCAGCGATGCAGGCCATGTTCCACCTGGCCAAG TCAGAGGACAGGAGCGTGCTCTACGCCGTTGCCTCCACGTTAGTGAACTGCACCAACAGCTATGACCATGAGGAGCCAGACCCCCAGATGCTGGAGCTGGCCAAGTACGCCAAGCAGCACATTCCAGAGCAGCACCCCAAG GACAAGCCAGACTTTGTGAAGTGCCGGGTGCGGAAGCTGCTGACGGCTGGTGTGGTGTCAGCTCTGGCCTGCATGGTGAAGAGCGAGAACCTGGCACTCACCAACTCCTGCCGGGAGCTGATCTCCAG GGTGTTCTTGGCGCTGGTAGAGGAGGCAGAGGACCGGGGCGGTGTGGTTGCGCAGGGAGGAGGCAAG GCTCTCATCCCACTGTCCCTGGAGGGCACCGAGGTGGGGCAGACCAAGGCAGCTCAGGCCCTGGCAAAGATCACCATCACCTCCAACCCAGAGATGGCGTTCCCTGGAGAGCGG ATCTACGAAGTGGTCCGACCCCTGGTAAGCCTTCTGCACCTTCAGCGCACAGGCCTGGAGAACTTTGAGGGGCTGATGGCATTAACCAACCTGGCTGGCATCAGCGAGAGGCTGCG GCAGAAGATCCTGAAGGAGAAGGCTGTGCCCATGATCGAGGGGTACATGTTTGAGGAGCATGAGCTGATCCGGCTGGCTGCGACAGAGTGCATGTGCAACATGGCCATGAGCAAGGAG gtgCAGGAGCTGTTTCTGGCCGAGGACAGTGACCGGCTGAAGCTGATGGTCCTGTACAGTGGGGAGGAGGATGAGAAGCTGCGGCGGGCAGCCTCAGGGACCCTGGCCATGCTGACCGCCCTGCACCCCGCCATTTGCAAGCGGATCCCCCAGGTG ACGGTGCACTGGCTGGAGATCCTGCAGGCCCTGCTGCTGAGCCCTAGCACGGAGCTGCAGCACCGTGGGGCCGTGGTGGTGATGAACATGATGGCGGCCGAGCGGGAGGTGGCGGAGCAGCTCATGGCCAGCGAGATGCTGGAGATCCTCTCGGTGCTCGCCAAGGACAAGGACAAGCCGCGCGTGGCCCAGGCGGCCAAGGAGAGCCTGGCGCAGGCGGTGGCTTATGGCCTCATCAAGCCCAACCCCGGCCAGGAGTGA
- the UNC45A gene encoding protein unc-45 homolog A isoform X3 — MLLKIPCLSAAIEADGRDMKALFRRSQALQKLGHLDQAVSDLQRCVSLEPKNKAFQEALRALGSSMHEKMKTMSCTDSKVAQMFQILLDPEEKDADKKQKAAQNLIVLAREEAGAEKIFQSDGVRLLTQLLDTVKADLMLAALRTLVGLCSGHRSRTMAILAELGAPRLSAVLGVEHEQVSLAACNLLHVMFDSLKEGLQKDFRGKEDAVVLDSSKDLKLLIKHLLELLALEGASAHGRDNALNLLIKVVPRKSPKETNNSMSLWVIDQGLKKILEVGSTVCGTPGSLPVTENSRMSASVLLSKLYDDLKCDAERENFHHLCEDYVRSWFEGHELAGKLRAIQTVSCLLQGPSDAGNRVLELEGIMDSVLSLCASVCEAHQLVAVEALIHAADKAKRASFITANGVSLLKEIYKHSERDSIRIRALVGLCKLGSAGGTDFSMKQFAEGSTMKLAKQCRKWLCNETIDAGTRRWAVEGLAYLTFDADVKEEFVEDKAAMQAMFHLAKSEDRSVLYAVASTLVNCTNSYDHEEPDPQMLELAKYAKQHIPEQHPKDKPDFVKCRVRKLLTAGVVSALACMVKSENLALTNSCRELISRVFLALVEEAEDRGGVVAQGGGKALIPLSLEGTEVGQTKAAQALAKITITSNPEMAFPGERIYEVVRPLVSLLHLQRTGLENFEGLMALTNLAGISERLRQKILKEKAVPMIEGYMFEEHELIRLAATECMCNMAMSKEVQELFLAEDSDRLKLMVLYSGEEDEKLRRAASGTLAMLTALHPAICKRIPQVTVHWLEILQALLLSPSTELQHRGAVVVMNMMAAEREVAEQLMASEMLEILSVLAKDKDKPRVAQAAKESLAQAVAYGLIKPNPGQE, encoded by the exons ATGCTTCTAAAG ATCCCCTGCTTGTCTGCAGCCATTGAAGCCGATGGCCGGGACATGAAGGCACTGTTCCGCCGGAGCCAGGCACTGCAGAAGCTGGGCCACCTGGACCAGGCTGTCAGCGACCTGCAGCGGTGCGTGAGCCTGGAGCCCAAGAACAAGGCCTTCCAGGAGGCCCTGCGCGCCCTGGGGAGCAGCATGCACGAGAAG ATGAAGACCATGTCCTGCACGGACTCGAAGGTGGCACAGATGTTCCAGATCTTGCTGGATCCTGAAGAAAAGGATGCAGACAAGAAGCAAAAG gctGCGCAGAACCTGATTGTGCTGGCACGAGAGGAGGCCGGAGCAGAGAAAATCTTCCAAAGCGATGGTGTGCGGCTCCTGACGCAGCTGCTTGACACGGTTAAGGCTGACCTGATGCTGGCGGCCCTGCGCACCCTGGTGGGGCTGTGCTCTGGGCACCGCTCCCGG ACCATGGCCatcctggcagagctgggggcccCTCGTCTCTCAGCGGTGCTGGGTGTGGAGCACGAGCAGGTTTCCCTGGCTGCCTGCAACCTTCTGCATGTGATGTTTGATTCCCTGAAGGAAGGGCTGCAGAAGGACTTCCGTGGCAAGGAGGATGCGGTGGTGCTGG ATTCTTCCAAGGACCTGAAACTGTTGATCAAGCACCTCCTGGAGCTGCTAGCGCTGGAAGGGGCTTCTGCGCATGGCCGTGACAACGCCCTCAACCTGCTCATCAAGGTGGTGCCCAGGAAGTCACCAAAGGAGACCAACAACAGCATGAGCCTCTGGGTGATCGACCAGG GCCTGAAGAAGATCCTGGAGGTGGGAAGTACTGTGTGCGGCACCCCAGGCAGCCTGCCCGTGACAGAGAACAGCCGGATGAGTGCCTCGGTTCTGCTGAGCAAGCTTTATGACGACCTGAAGTGCGATGCCGAGAGGGAAAACTTCCACCACTTGTGCGAGGACTATGTGAG GAGCTGGTTTGAGGGGCATGAGCTGGCTGGGAAGCTGCGGGCCATCCAGACGGTGTCGTGCCTGCTGCAGGGCCCCTCGGATGCTGGGAACAGggtgctggagctggaggggATCATGGACAGCGTGCTGTCCCTCTGCGCCTCCGTCTGCGAGGCCCACCAGCTGGTAGCGGTGGAGGCGCTGATCCACGCTGCTGACAAAGCTAAGCGTGCCTCCTTCATCACCGCCAACGGTGTCAGCCTGCTCAAGGAGATCTACAAGCACAGCGAGAGAGACAGCATCCGCATCCGGGCGCTGGTG GGACTCTGCAAGCTGGGGTCCGCTGGAGGCACCGACTTCAGCATGAAGCAGTTTGCTGAGGGCTCCACAATGAAATTGGCCAAGCAGTGCCGCAA GTGGCTCTGCAATGAGACGATCGATGCAGGCACACGGCGCTGGGCAGTGGAGGGCCTGGCCTACCTCACCTTCGATGCGGATGTCAAGGAGGAGTTTGTGGAGGACAAGGCAGCGATGCAGGCCATGTTCCACCTGGCCAAG TCAGAGGACAGGAGCGTGCTCTACGCCGTTGCCTCCACGTTAGTGAACTGCACCAACAGCTATGACCATGAGGAGCCAGACCCCCAGATGCTGGAGCTGGCCAAGTACGCCAAGCAGCACATTCCAGAGCAGCACCCCAAG GACAAGCCAGACTTTGTGAAGTGCCGGGTGCGGAAGCTGCTGACGGCTGGTGTGGTGTCAGCTCTGGCCTGCATGGTGAAGAGCGAGAACCTGGCACTCACCAACTCCTGCCGGGAGCTGATCTCCAG GGTGTTCTTGGCGCTGGTAGAGGAGGCAGAGGACCGGGGCGGTGTGGTTGCGCAGGGAGGAGGCAAG GCTCTCATCCCACTGTCCCTGGAGGGCACCGAGGTGGGGCAGACCAAGGCAGCTCAGGCCCTGGCAAAGATCACCATCACCTCCAACCCAGAGATGGCGTTCCCTGGAGAGCGG ATCTACGAAGTGGTCCGACCCCTGGTAAGCCTTCTGCACCTTCAGCGCACAGGCCTGGAGAACTTTGAGGGGCTGATGGCATTAACCAACCTGGCTGGCATCAGCGAGAGGCTGCG GCAGAAGATCCTGAAGGAGAAGGCTGTGCCCATGATCGAGGGGTACATGTTTGAGGAGCATGAGCTGATCCGGCTGGCTGCGACAGAGTGCATGTGCAACATGGCCATGAGCAAGGAG gtgCAGGAGCTGTTTCTGGCCGAGGACAGTGACCGGCTGAAGCTGATGGTCCTGTACAGTGGGGAGGAGGATGAGAAGCTGCGGCGGGCAGCCTCAGGGACCCTGGCCATGCTGACCGCCCTGCACCCCGCCATTTGCAAGCGGATCCCCCAGGTG ACGGTGCACTGGCTGGAGATCCTGCAGGCCCTGCTGCTGAGCCCTAGCACGGAGCTGCAGCACCGTGGGGCCGTGGTGGTGATGAACATGATGGCGGCCGAGCGGGAGGTGGCGGAGCAGCTCATGGCCAGCGAGATGCTGGAGATCCTCTCGGTGCTCGCCAAGGACAAGGACAAGCCGCGCGTGGCCCAGGCGGCCAAGGAGAGCCTGGCGCAGGCGGTGGCTTATGGCCTCATCAAGCCCAACCCCGGCCAGGAGTGA
- the UNC45A gene encoding protein unc-45 homolog A isoform X2, whose product MEEVEDYAKAEADASKAIEADGRDMKALFRRSQALQKLGHLDQAVSDLQRCVSLEPKNKAFQEALRALGSSMHEKMKTMSCTDSKVAQMFQILLDPEEKDADKKQKAAQNLIVLAREEAGAEKIFQSDGVRLLTQLLDTVKADLMLAALRTLVGLCSGHRSRTMAILAELGAPRLSAVLGVEHEQVSLAACNLLHVMFDSLKEGLQKDFRGKEDAVVLDSSKDLKLLIKHLLELLALEGASAHGRDNALNLLIKVVPRKSPKETNNSMSLWVIDQGLKKILEVGSTVCGTPGSLPVTENSRMSASVLLSKLYDDLKCDAERENFHHLCEDYVRSWFEGHELAGKLRAIQTVSCLLQGPSDAGNRVLELEGIMDSVLSLCASVCEAHQLVAVEALIHAADKAKRASFITANGVSLLKEIYKHSERDSIRIRALVGLCKLGSAGGTDFSMKQFAEGSTMKLAKQCRKWLCNETIDAGTRRWAVEGLAYLTFDADVKEEFVEDKAAMQAMFHLAKSEDRSVLYAVASTLVNCTNSYDHEEPDPQMLELAKYAKQHIPEQHPKDKPDFVKCRVRKLLTAGVVSALACMVKSENLALTNSCRELISRVFLALVEEAEDRGGVVAQGGGKALIPLSLEGTEVGQTKAAQALAKITITSNPEMAFPGERIYEVVRPLVSLLHLQRTGLENFEGLMALTNLAGISERLRQKILKEKAVPMIEGYMFEEHELIRLAATECMCNMAMSKEVQELFLAEDSDRLKLMVLYSGEEDEKLRRAASGTLAMLTALHPAICKRIPQVTVHWLEILQALLLSPSTELQHRGAVVVMNMMAAEREVAEQLMASEMLEILSVLAKDKDKPRVAQAAKESLAQAVAYGLIKPNPGQE is encoded by the exons ATGGAGGAGGTG gagGACTACGCCAAGGCAGAGGCTGATGCTTCTAAAG CCATTGAAGCCGATGGCCGGGACATGAAGGCACTGTTCCGCCGGAGCCAGGCACTGCAGAAGCTGGGCCACCTGGACCAGGCTGTCAGCGACCTGCAGCGGTGCGTGAGCCTGGAGCCCAAGAACAAGGCCTTCCAGGAGGCCCTGCGCGCCCTGGGGAGCAGCATGCACGAGAAG ATGAAGACCATGTCCTGCACGGACTCGAAGGTGGCACAGATGTTCCAGATCTTGCTGGATCCTGAAGAAAAGGATGCAGACAAGAAGCAAAAG gctGCGCAGAACCTGATTGTGCTGGCACGAGAGGAGGCCGGAGCAGAGAAAATCTTCCAAAGCGATGGTGTGCGGCTCCTGACGCAGCTGCTTGACACGGTTAAGGCTGACCTGATGCTGGCGGCCCTGCGCACCCTGGTGGGGCTGTGCTCTGGGCACCGCTCCCGG ACCATGGCCatcctggcagagctgggggcccCTCGTCTCTCAGCGGTGCTGGGTGTGGAGCACGAGCAGGTTTCCCTGGCTGCCTGCAACCTTCTGCATGTGATGTTTGATTCCCTGAAGGAAGGGCTGCAGAAGGACTTCCGTGGCAAGGAGGATGCGGTGGTGCTGG ATTCTTCCAAGGACCTGAAACTGTTGATCAAGCACCTCCTGGAGCTGCTAGCGCTGGAAGGGGCTTCTGCGCATGGCCGTGACAACGCCCTCAACCTGCTCATCAAGGTGGTGCCCAGGAAGTCACCAAAGGAGACCAACAACAGCATGAGCCTCTGGGTGATCGACCAGG GCCTGAAGAAGATCCTGGAGGTGGGAAGTACTGTGTGCGGCACCCCAGGCAGCCTGCCCGTGACAGAGAACAGCCGGATGAGTGCCTCGGTTCTGCTGAGCAAGCTTTATGACGACCTGAAGTGCGATGCCGAGAGGGAAAACTTCCACCACTTGTGCGAGGACTATGTGAG GAGCTGGTTTGAGGGGCATGAGCTGGCTGGGAAGCTGCGGGCCATCCAGACGGTGTCGTGCCTGCTGCAGGGCCCCTCGGATGCTGGGAACAGggtgctggagctggaggggATCATGGACAGCGTGCTGTCCCTCTGCGCCTCCGTCTGCGAGGCCCACCAGCTGGTAGCGGTGGAGGCGCTGATCCACGCTGCTGACAAAGCTAAGCGTGCCTCCTTCATCACCGCCAACGGTGTCAGCCTGCTCAAGGAGATCTACAAGCACAGCGAGAGAGACAGCATCCGCATCCGGGCGCTGGTG GGACTCTGCAAGCTGGGGTCCGCTGGAGGCACCGACTTCAGCATGAAGCAGTTTGCTGAGGGCTCCACAATGAAATTGGCCAAGCAGTGCCGCAA GTGGCTCTGCAATGAGACGATCGATGCAGGCACACGGCGCTGGGCAGTGGAGGGCCTGGCCTACCTCACCTTCGATGCGGATGTCAAGGAGGAGTTTGTGGAGGACAAGGCAGCGATGCAGGCCATGTTCCACCTGGCCAAG TCAGAGGACAGGAGCGTGCTCTACGCCGTTGCCTCCACGTTAGTGAACTGCACCAACAGCTATGACCATGAGGAGCCAGACCCCCAGATGCTGGAGCTGGCCAAGTACGCCAAGCAGCACATTCCAGAGCAGCACCCCAAG GACAAGCCAGACTTTGTGAAGTGCCGGGTGCGGAAGCTGCTGACGGCTGGTGTGGTGTCAGCTCTGGCCTGCATGGTGAAGAGCGAGAACCTGGCACTCACCAACTCCTGCCGGGAGCTGATCTCCAG GGTGTTCTTGGCGCTGGTAGAGGAGGCAGAGGACCGGGGCGGTGTGGTTGCGCAGGGAGGAGGCAAG GCTCTCATCCCACTGTCCCTGGAGGGCACCGAGGTGGGGCAGACCAAGGCAGCTCAGGCCCTGGCAAAGATCACCATCACCTCCAACCCAGAGATGGCGTTCCCTGGAGAGCGG ATCTACGAAGTGGTCCGACCCCTGGTAAGCCTTCTGCACCTTCAGCGCACAGGCCTGGAGAACTTTGAGGGGCTGATGGCATTAACCAACCTGGCTGGCATCAGCGAGAGGCTGCG GCAGAAGATCCTGAAGGAGAAGGCTGTGCCCATGATCGAGGGGTACATGTTTGAGGAGCATGAGCTGATCCGGCTGGCTGCGACAGAGTGCATGTGCAACATGGCCATGAGCAAGGAG gtgCAGGAGCTGTTTCTGGCCGAGGACAGTGACCGGCTGAAGCTGATGGTCCTGTACAGTGGGGAGGAGGATGAGAAGCTGCGGCGGGCAGCCTCAGGGACCCTGGCCATGCTGACCGCCCTGCACCCCGCCATTTGCAAGCGGATCCCCCAGGTG ACGGTGCACTGGCTGGAGATCCTGCAGGCCCTGCTGCTGAGCCCTAGCACGGAGCTGCAGCACCGTGGGGCCGTGGTGGTGATGAACATGATGGCGGCCGAGCGGGAGGTGGCGGAGCAGCTCATGGCCAGCGAGATGCTGGAGATCCTCTCGGTGCTCGCCAAGGACAAGGACAAGCCGCGCGTGGCCCAGGCGGCCAAGGAGAGCCTGGCGCAGGCGGTGGCTTATGGCCTCATCAAGCCCAACCCCGGCCAGGAGTGA